The Listeria monocytogenes genome window below encodes:
- a CDS encoding HEAT repeat domain-containing protein — protein sequence MDAKQLLQTLKNTPNETQMLKIIPKLGKYAKGKTVENALVSLSESSSEKIRAAAIDALLTNSHNRIKKLVMAHMTDTNEVKTKCFEYMGYHRMKQAELILLAHLNDADRWVRYFAILNLGDLGAYDVIEDIEKHLENETSDVVKSGCYSTLVLLSDTEAEKDCYEQKLIQLLNSSDEVARYVTINNLADLKNHLKREQIINAFYARLEIESDEENITTLKNAIRSLKYW from the coding sequence TTGGATGCGAAACAATTACTCCAAACATTAAAAAATACTCCAAATGAAACTCAAATGCTAAAAATTATACCCAAACTAGGCAAATACGCAAAAGGAAAAACAGTTGAAAATGCGCTAGTCAGTCTATCAGAATCAAGTTCTGAAAAAATTCGAGCTGCTGCGATAGACGCTTTACTAACTAACTCTCATAATCGCATCAAGAAATTAGTAATGGCTCATATGACTGATACAAATGAGGTTAAAACAAAGTGTTTCGAGTATATGGGTTATCACAGGATGAAGCAAGCAGAGCTTATTCTTTTAGCACATTTAAATGACGCTGATCGTTGGGTTCGGTATTTTGCAATTTTAAATCTTGGTGATTTGGGGGCTTATGACGTAATAGAGGATATAGAAAAACATTTAGAAAATGAAACCAGTGACGTTGTGAAATCTGGATGTTACTCCACCTTGGTTTTATTAAGTGACACAGAAGCAGAAAAGGATTGTTATGAACAAAAGCTAATCCAATTACTAAATTCATCCGATGAAGTGGCACGATATGTAACGATTAATAATTTAGCAGATCTAAAAAACCATCTCAAAAGAGAGCAAATAATTAATGCTTTTTATGCTCGCCTAGAAATTGAATCAGATGAAGAAAATATAACTACACTAAAAAACGCAATTCGGTCATTGAAATATTGGTGA
- a CDS encoding DNRLRE domain-containing protein, with protein MKKHAKAKKILVSLIAIMLFLSLIPGYAPMAEEKSTGVAEPEKKAGEQAPTEVKDERTENEVVFDNHDGSFTKQIFADPINMEVDGEMKRIDANVEKEADSDMIVPKQTPLELGFLDKMEEGAYQKLTKAGAEVTFRLKGARTGENEQAVTDQPATYKENEVTYENVFPKTDLRHLTFPQSVKEDIVLHEPNQVDTYVYQIETKLDLELAENGDVLFKNKSGETMYTLPKPVMTDSNVGAETGEAALSENVSFEVKQLTKTVYELQLKVDTAWLNDAAREYPVYIDPSVRLDEVYNANINSAKPTETNIGSKLWDSGQNAYTLKLGKWDNSTGNNAAFLKMDTSTLNKATVSKATLKVYNIWHMSPTVKNDLWYYEANANWSPWQVTWNTVPPVTRLGSVNVGRGEWANLDVTKTVQAWASGVRPNNGFRLGTNIDQNYWKKLVASENNKNYPYLEVNYTYAQPEKPTVKTNSNGVGTGTGYIDLSWKAVPGATSYNIVISNGYNYEYINTKSTATTWSTKGKKIFPTNDEIANGEFEFHHDGKGTEFALDPRAQYENAFQAGSTFGLRNLTRYLFRVQAVFPGGESPNSDLVFAYMPIEKPQPPAAKAYSNLAHKETGYVELNWEKSPMADGYKVLVFNGKAYEEYDVGAETKWTTQNKGIWPTKEEIAEGKFALHHDGKGDELAKDPSPVYTNSGGNYKERTNYWFRIIAYQKAGNNATSIQSEPATPSIPEVVNKQLGMVDYWTSVPVRGGEVNATNGNFLFHETDFNLEGRGPSINVDRTFNSQDDATGIFGKGWTSTLEEKLIEEENGNIVWMESDKKVHRFTKKGDKYVAPPGIYSEITKNADGYLKIEEDKSETRFLADGRLKSEKDTKGNELTYEYTDGKLTSMRDASGRTVTLAYEGDLVKELVGPENRKISYTYNDKQELISSSTARGKIYRYGYTDGLLTSIYDPKHTEEKPYETTFAYEEEKLTEITDPVGKKTILSYDKEGQQTTLTNEKKKKTIYSYNDAGNPKKEIVDADGLKLTTTYTYESNNLVKEVNPKGQEETYSYDADGNITQATDAYGTESYTYNGNNDVTSATDTEGRKTTVTYDGADAVSETLATESQVSSVTQYDAYGNPIRGSGELSSAGNLLQNSGFEKGAGVSNWALIQSDAKGSMTFDSTQSAPGTLGGSGSVKLTSEANSTVKGYSSVTQRVDVEPETTYTFSAWIKTSGMTNADAILIGRLQDANAKDITDAGVWQSNRATSIKKNGGWVKRQLTFKTSKNTRQVLLYLDNEQPAPHKGKGTIWYDNVQFEKGSVASSYNPVVNSSFENHNGTLPTGWARSGNTALTQAKVVDNEGYSGDSAVYFERKATSEAYTHIAQDVPVNQKEAKALTISALSKSEDAKSNGSVATMSNDYSVWGTINYQDGTTSSVQGQFPLGTNDWNRSAVVIKPTKPIKSVKVYTMFRNGLTGKAWFDDVRVIEGEVLTKNEYDASGNYVTASYDEEGRKISFTYDVYGNKTSETDEKGNKKTLTYDADNALIDTKLANGTSVAYKYDDNGNTTEKNVTASGKTQKNIYEYDVDNKITAFTDALNRTIKYEYDAAGNETKAIMPNGRVTESTYDSADRVDGIKWNDKLAFKFQYDPNGNQTKVTDEINSIVTDKTYDDANRITKVAERGGDVSYTYKDKPTKDNKGKTDKVGEVAINHGDYTAKTSYTYNDLDRNTRVNDGSKNAYFEFDEFGNINVYTAGNGTAANYTYDSTQKVTNAAISSASGTQILDENYTYDAASNRTSIDNKQDGKTTYEYDAVNQLTKETLPDGTVKAYTYDGFGNRTQVAISGSETKTIAASYNDGNQLVSWNGEALTYDANGNRTSDGKYTYTWDTGDRLSSITKKGESEPFTSYTYDDDNRRLSKTVDGVTTNYHYDGDSIDVLYETDGDGKVVRQYVYSDDNVRLAMKMNGKTLYYHYNAHGDVIALTDEAGKIVAEYAYDAWGNVLKNTTSSEEAKANPYGYAGYTYDKEIEQYYLMARYYEPEQGVFTAYDPDPGDEDDPQTMNGYNYANNNPVMMFDPDGNMPWWAAATIGGAIGGAAKYYITNKIRGKKSTWKGAGKAAFRGGRDALYWTTGARVFGLAGKVGTIAKVFKKGTKNRSFKKQVIKNIKTIKYTVKSNYKSLRKNYKKHLSTNLNLKSGKSYRKMAKRYYNKIRRKMS; from the coding sequence ATGAAAAAACATGCAAAAGCAAAAAAAATCTTAGTGAGCCTAATAGCGATTATGCTATTCCTTTCACTAATACCTGGTTATGCACCAATGGCGGAGGAGAAATCAACCGGGGTAGCGGAACCAGAAAAGAAAGCGGGAGAACAAGCACCAACAGAAGTGAAAGACGAACGAACAGAAAATGAAGTAGTTTTTGATAATCACGACGGGAGCTTTACAAAACAAATCTTTGCGGACCCTATCAATATGGAAGTTGATGGCGAGATGAAACGCATTGATGCGAATGTGGAGAAAGAAGCAGATTCTGACATGATTGTTCCAAAACAAACCCCATTAGAACTAGGCTTCTTAGACAAAATGGAAGAGGGAGCATATCAGAAACTAACAAAAGCTGGCGCAGAAGTTACATTTCGCTTAAAAGGAGCACGTACAGGCGAAAATGAACAAGCAGTTACAGACCAACCAGCGACCTACAAAGAAAATGAAGTTACGTATGAAAACGTATTTCCTAAAACAGATTTACGTCATTTAACTTTTCCACAATCAGTAAAAGAAGACATCGTATTACATGAACCTAATCAAGTAGATACGTATGTTTATCAAATTGAAACAAAACTAGATTTAGAGCTAGCAGAGAATGGCGATGTGCTATTCAAAAATAAATCCGGCGAAACAATGTATACGCTTCCGAAACCAGTTATGACAGATTCCAATGTCGGCGCTGAGACCGGGGAAGCAGCGTTATCCGAGAATGTTTCCTTTGAAGTGAAACAACTCACCAAAACAGTCTATGAGTTACAATTAAAAGTAGATACAGCTTGGCTAAATGATGCCGCGCGCGAATATCCTGTCTATATTGATCCATCTGTCCGGTTAGATGAAGTGTATAATGCCAACATCAATTCAGCAAAACCAACCGAAACCAATATCGGAAGCAAACTTTGGGATTCTGGCCAAAATGCTTACACATTAAAACTTGGTAAATGGGACAATTCAACAGGAAATAATGCCGCCTTTTTAAAAATGGATACATCCACTTTGAATAAAGCGACTGTTTCTAAAGCCACCTTAAAAGTCTATAATATTTGGCATATGTCTCCAACTGTTAAAAATGATCTTTGGTACTATGAAGCAAATGCGAATTGGTCCCCGTGGCAAGTAACATGGAATACGGTACCACCTGTAACAAGGTTAGGTAGCGTCAATGTCGGTCGGGGCGAATGGGCAAATTTAGACGTCACTAAAACAGTTCAAGCATGGGCAAGTGGCGTGCGACCAAATAACGGTTTTCGCCTAGGAACGAACATCGATCAAAACTATTGGAAAAAATTAGTAGCAAGTGAAAATAATAAAAACTATCCTTATCTGGAAGTAAATTATACGTATGCACAACCGGAAAAACCTACTGTTAAAACGAATTCGAATGGAGTAGGAACCGGAACAGGTTACATAGATTTATCTTGGAAGGCTGTTCCTGGTGCAACGAGTTATAATATCGTTATTTCTAATGGATATAACTACGAATATATTAATACAAAAAGTACCGCAACCACTTGGAGCACTAAAGGGAAGAAAATTTTCCCAACAAATGACGAAATCGCTAATGGAGAATTCGAATTCCATCATGATGGCAAAGGAACCGAATTCGCTCTTGATCCGCGAGCACAATATGAAAATGCGTTTCAAGCTGGAAGTACTTTTGGACTACGCAATTTAACGCGCTATTTATTCAGAGTGCAAGCCGTTTTCCCGGGTGGAGAAAGCCCGAATTCCGACTTAGTATTTGCCTATATGCCAATCGAAAAACCACAACCTCCTGCTGCGAAAGCATATTCTAACTTAGCGCATAAAGAAACAGGATACGTGGAACTTAACTGGGAAAAGAGCCCAATGGCGGATGGCTATAAAGTACTTGTCTTCAATGGGAAAGCCTACGAAGAATACGATGTCGGCGCAGAAACAAAGTGGACCACCCAAAATAAAGGGATTTGGCCAACCAAAGAAGAAATTGCAGAAGGTAAATTTGCTCTTCATCATGACGGAAAAGGCGATGAACTAGCAAAAGATCCTTCCCCAGTTTATACCAATTCTGGCGGTAATTATAAAGAACGAACAAACTATTGGTTCCGTATTATTGCATACCAAAAAGCGGGAAATAACGCCACAAGTATTCAATCCGAACCAGCGACGCCATCCATTCCAGAAGTAGTAAATAAACAGTTAGGAATGGTAGATTACTGGACAAGTGTGCCAGTTCGTGGTGGCGAAGTCAACGCTACAAACGGAAACTTTTTATTCCATGAAACAGATTTTAACTTAGAAGGCCGCGGCCCAAGTATCAATGTCGACCGTACTTTTAACAGCCAAGATGACGCAACAGGCATTTTTGGTAAAGGCTGGACAAGTACGCTTGAAGAGAAACTTATTGAAGAAGAGAACGGTAATATCGTATGGATGGAATCGGACAAGAAAGTCCATCGTTTCACTAAAAAAGGCGATAAATACGTGGCACCACCAGGCATTTACTCCGAGATTACTAAAAACGCAGATGGCTATTTGAAAATAGAAGAAGATAAGTCAGAAACGCGCTTTTTAGCTGACGGACGATTAAAATCCGAAAAAGATACAAAAGGCAACGAATTAACTTACGAATATACTGACGGCAAACTAACAAGCATGCGCGACGCTTCCGGACGTACCGTGACTTTAGCGTATGAAGGCGATCTAGTAAAAGAACTTGTTGGACCAGAAAACCGTAAAATCAGCTACACGTATAATGACAAACAAGAGCTAATCAGTTCATCCACTGCCCGCGGAAAAATATATCGCTACGGCTACACAGATGGCTTATTAACCTCGATTTACGATCCAAAACATACAGAAGAAAAACCATACGAAACAACTTTTGCCTATGAAGAAGAAAAATTAACAGAAATAACCGATCCAGTCGGCAAAAAAACAATCCTTTCTTATGACAAAGAAGGACAGCAAACTACTTTAACAAATGAGAAAAAGAAGAAAACCATTTATTCCTACAATGATGCTGGAAATCCAAAGAAAGAAATTGTGGATGCAGATGGTCTCAAACTCACAACAACCTATACGTATGAATCAAATAACCTAGTAAAAGAAGTGAATCCTAAGGGACAAGAAGAAACATATTCTTACGATGCAGATGGTAATATCACGCAAGCGACAGATGCTTACGGTACAGAATCATATACCTACAATGGAAATAACGATGTAACGAGCGCAACTGACACAGAAGGACGCAAAACGACGGTTACTTATGACGGAGCAGATGCGGTGTCAGAAACACTTGCGACAGAATCCCAAGTATCCTCTGTAACGCAGTATGACGCCTATGGAAATCCAATTCGAGGTAGTGGTGAACTTTCTTCAGCCGGAAACTTACTTCAAAACAGCGGCTTTGAAAAAGGAGCAGGAGTTTCCAACTGGGCACTGATTCAATCTGATGCAAAAGGAAGCATGACATTCGATAGCACTCAGTCAGCTCCAGGGACACTCGGCGGCAGCGGTTCCGTTAAACTAACGAGTGAAGCAAATTCTACCGTAAAAGGCTATTCATCCGTTACCCAACGCGTCGATGTAGAACCAGAAACAACATATACATTTAGCGCCTGGATTAAAACATCCGGAATGACAAACGCCGATGCAATTCTCATTGGACGTTTACAAGATGCGAATGCAAAAGACATTACCGATGCTGGCGTATGGCAATCCAACCGTGCGACATCCATCAAAAAGAACGGCGGCTGGGTAAAACGCCAATTAACCTTTAAAACATCTAAAAACACGCGCCAAGTCTTGCTTTATTTGGACAACGAACAACCAGCTCCACATAAAGGAAAAGGAACAATTTGGTACGACAATGTTCAATTTGAAAAAGGCAGTGTTGCTTCCAGTTACAACCCGGTAGTCAACAGCAGTTTTGAAAACCATAATGGAACACTTCCTACTGGCTGGGCACGTTCAGGAAATACCGCACTTACACAAGCAAAAGTAGTAGATAATGAAGGATACAGTGGTGATAGTGCCGTTTATTTTGAACGAAAAGCAACAAGTGAAGCCTATACACACATTGCCCAAGATGTGCCAGTAAATCAAAAAGAAGCCAAAGCATTAACAATTTCCGCACTATCCAAATCAGAAGATGCCAAATCAAACGGCTCAGTTGCAACGATGTCGAACGATTATTCTGTCTGGGGAACAATCAACTATCAAGATGGCACAACTTCTTCCGTACAAGGACAATTCCCGCTAGGAACCAACGACTGGAACCGAAGCGCAGTAGTAATTAAACCAACCAAACCAATCAAATCAGTTAAAGTTTACACCATGTTCCGCAATGGTTTAACAGGAAAAGCTTGGTTTGACGACGTACGTGTCATAGAAGGCGAAGTATTAACAAAAAATGAATACGATGCTTCCGGCAACTATGTAACAGCTAGCTATGACGAAGAAGGCCGCAAAATCAGCTTCACTTACGATGTTTACGGCAATAAAACATCCGAAACAGACGAAAAAGGCAACAAAAAAACTTTAACCTATGATGCAGACAACGCACTTATAGACACCAAACTAGCGAACGGCACATCCGTAGCCTATAAGTACGACGACAATGGCAACACTACCGAAAAAAATGTCACTGCATCTGGCAAAACGCAAAAGAATATCTATGAATATGACGTGGATAACAAAATCACCGCATTTACCGACGCACTCAATCGCACAATCAAGTACGAATACGATGCAGCCGGTAATGAAACAAAAGCAATCATGCCAAATGGTCGCGTAACCGAAAGCACATACGATTCCGCTGACCGCGTGGACGGGATTAAATGGAATGATAAACTAGCCTTTAAATTCCAATACGATCCAAATGGTAACCAAACAAAAGTAACCGATGAAATTAACAGCATCGTAACCGACAAAACCTACGACGATGCCAACCGAATCACCAAAGTAGCCGAACGAGGTGGCGACGTAAGCTACACTTACAAAGACAAACCAACGAAAGACAACAAAGGAAAAACAGACAAAGTCGGCGAAGTAGCCATTAACCACGGCGACTACACAGCAAAAACAAGCTACACATACAACGACTTAGACCGAAATACCCGCGTAAACGATGGAAGCAAAAACGCCTATTTCGAGTTTGACGAATTTGGAAACATCAACGTCTACACAGCAGGAAACGGCACCGCAGCCAACTACACCTACGATAGCACCCAAAAAGTCACCAACGCAGCTATTAGTAGCGCAAGCGGCACCCAAATTTTAGACGAAAACTACACCTATGACGCAGCAAGCAACCGTACGAGCATCGACAACAAACAAGACGGAAAAACAACCTACGAATACGATGCAGTCAACCAACTAACCAAAGAAACACTACCAGACGGCACCGTAAAAGCATACACATACGATGGCTTCGGAAACCGCACACAAGTAGCAATCAGCGGAAGCGAGACAAAAACAATTGCCGCAAGTTATAATGATGGTAATCAACTGGTTTCGTGGAACGGAGAGGCTCTGACATATGACGCCAATGGTAACCGTACAAGCGATGGCAAGTACACGTATACATGGGATACCGGCGACCGTTTAAGCAGCATCACGAAAAAAGGTGAGAGCGAGCCGTTTACAAGTTATACGTACGATGATGATAACCGCCGCTTGTCGAAAACCGTCGATGGCGTTACGACGAATTATCATTATGACGGCGATAGTATTGATGTTCTGTATGAGACTGATGGTGATGGAAAAGTAGTTCGTCAGTATGTTTATTCGGATGATAATGTTCGTTTAGCGATGAAGATGAATGGCAAAACCCTCTATTATCACTATAATGCGCATGGCGACGTAATTGCGCTCACAGATGAAGCAGGTAAAATTGTCGCGGAATATGCGTATGATGCTTGGGGAAATGTGCTGAAAAACACTACCTCTTCAGAAGAAGCCAAAGCGAATCCTTATGGTTATGCAGGATACACGTATGACAAGGAAATTGAACAATATTACTTGATGGCGCGTTATTACGAACCAGAGCAAGGCGTGTTTACTGCTTACGATCCAGACCCAGGCGATGAAGATGATCCGCAGACGATGAATGGGTATAATTATGCGAATAATAATCCGGTGATGATGTTTGATCCTGATGGTAATATGCCTTGGTGGGCTGCGGCAACTATAGGTGGTGCAATAGGAGGAGCAGCTAAGTATTATATAACAAATAAAATTCGAGGTAAGAAATCAACATGGAAAGGTGCAGGTAAAGCGGCTTTTAGAGGTGGTAGAGATGCATTGTATTGGACCACAGGTGCTAGGGTTTTTGGTCTTGCTGGTAAAGTAGGAACAATAGCTAAAGTATTCAAAAAGGGAACTAAAAATAGATCATTTAAAAAACAGGTAATTAAAAATATCAAGACAATAAAATATACAGTAAAAAGTAACTATAAATCCCTAAGAAAGAATTATAAGAAGCACTTGAGCACTAATTTAAATTTAAAATCAGGTAAGAGTTATAGGAAAATGGCAAAACGATATTACAATAAAATTAGAAGGAAAATGAGCTAA